From Cellulomonas dongxiuzhuiae, the proteins below share one genomic window:
- a CDS encoding leucyl aminopeptidase family protein, translating to MSPRTTGAAAAAAPRTPPTVVLHGASVVDSPLLTDGSVDAVAVQVAPGRAGDDALQPRSGTPQVAARYGIDLSELAERAGLTGAAGEAFTVHLPLPVGSSVELPWAGLPPRIVLVGVGDEGPTALRRAGAALARATRGLRRVAATVGAQSHHDDAGAAQAARAVTEGYLLAAYSHPRISATPDTKAAAELVLLGREGAAVAAAVETARIGAEATWLVRDLANTPSDVKNPAWMADRARRLGTKAGLDVQVLGPRELAAGGFGGILAVGSGSASSPRLVRVSYTPAGAGGRHVVVVGKGITYDTGGLSIKPREAMVPMKTDMAGSAVALATVLAAARAQVPHRVTAVLPLAENHFGAASYRPGDVVTIHGGTTVEIANTDAEGRLVLADALAWADATLDPDVLVDVATLTGAATLGLGRQHAALYGTDDALVAALTAAGDRTGELVWHMPLVADYEEAVRSSVADLRHVPEDRRIGGGSITAALFLRRFVGGRTWAHLDIAGTGRSTSDKHEITEGATGYGARLLLEYLSTLD from the coding sequence ATGAGCCCCCGCACCACCGGCGCGGCTGCCGCGGCAGCACCCCGTACCCCGCCCACCGTCGTGCTGCACGGCGCGAGCGTCGTCGACTCCCCGCTCCTCACGGACGGGTCGGTCGACGCGGTCGCGGTGCAGGTCGCGCCCGGAAGGGCGGGTGACGACGCGCTGCAGCCACGGTCGGGCACGCCGCAGGTGGCCGCGCGCTACGGCATCGACCTGTCGGAGCTGGCGGAGCGCGCCGGTCTGACGGGCGCCGCGGGGGAGGCGTTCACCGTCCACCTGCCGCTGCCCGTCGGATCGTCCGTCGAGCTGCCGTGGGCAGGGCTGCCGCCGCGCATCGTGCTCGTCGGCGTCGGCGACGAGGGTCCCACCGCGCTGCGGCGCGCGGGGGCCGCGCTCGCCCGCGCGACCCGCGGCCTGCGCCGCGTGGCCGCGACCGTCGGCGCGCAGTCCCACCACGACGACGCGGGCGCGGCGCAGGCCGCGCGCGCCGTCACCGAGGGCTACCTGCTCGCCGCGTACAGCCACCCGCGCATCTCGGCGACGCCGGACACGAAGGCGGCTGCCGAGCTGGTGCTGCTGGGCCGCGAAGGCGCGGCCGTGGCCGCGGCGGTCGAGACGGCGCGCATCGGCGCGGAGGCGACCTGGCTGGTCCGGGACCTCGCGAACACCCCCTCGGACGTCAAGAACCCCGCGTGGATGGCAGACCGCGCGCGCCGGCTCGGGACGAAGGCCGGGCTCGACGTGCAGGTGCTCGGTCCGCGTGAGCTCGCCGCGGGCGGGTTCGGCGGCATCCTCGCCGTGGGGTCCGGCTCCGCGTCGTCGCCGCGCCTCGTGCGCGTCTCGTACACACCGGCGGGCGCCGGCGGGCGGCACGTCGTGGTCGTCGGCAAGGGCATCACCTACGACACGGGCGGCCTGTCCATCAAGCCGCGCGAGGCCATGGTCCCCATGAAGACGGACATGGCGGGGTCGGCCGTCGCGCTCGCGACCGTCCTCGCGGCCGCGCGGGCGCAGGTCCCGCACCGGGTCACCGCGGTGCTGCCGCTCGCGGAGAACCACTTCGGCGCCGCGTCGTACCGGCCCGGCGACGTCGTGACGATCCACGGCGGCACGACCGTCGAGATCGCCAACACGGACGCCGAGGGCCGCCTCGTGCTCGCCGACGCCCTCGCGTGGGCCGACGCGACGCTCGACCCCGACGTGCTCGTCGACGTCGCGACCCTCACGGGGGCCGCGACGCTCGGGCTGGGCCGGCAGCACGCCGCGCTGTACGGGACGGACGACGCGCTCGTCGCGGCGCTCACCGCCGCGGGCGACCGCACGGGCGAGCTCGTCTGGCACATGCCGCTCGTCGCCGACTACGAGGAGGCGGTCCGCTCGTCGGTCGCGGACCTGCGGCACGTGCCCGAGGACCGCAGGATCGGGGGCGGGTCGATCACGGCCGCGCTCTTCCTGCGCAGGTTCGTCGGCGGACGCACGTGGGCGCACCTCGACATCGCCGGCACGGGCCGCTCGACGTCCGACAAGCACGAGATCACCGAGGGTGCCACCGGCTACGGGGCGCGGCTGCTGCTGGAGTACCTGAGCACGCTCGACTGA
- a CDS encoding O-methyltransferase, producing the protein MSTDKAQSWVYCEEFLDEDDVVLRARERASHLGCTPVLPGAGAALRVLAAAAQARAVVEVGTGAGVGSLYLLRGMPADGVLTTIDLELEHQRAAKEAFAEEGVRSTRTRAISGRAMDVLPRLTDGGYDMVVVDADVENYPAYVEQAVRLLRPGGVLAVDDALWHDRVADPARRDEATTTVRDVGRHVRGDDRLVPALLPVGEGLLVAVRR; encoded by the coding sequence ATCTCCACCGACAAGGCGCAGAGCTGGGTGTACTGCGAGGAGTTCCTCGACGAGGACGACGTGGTCCTGCGCGCCCGTGAGCGGGCGTCCCACCTCGGCTGCACCCCGGTGCTGCCCGGCGCGGGCGCCGCGCTGCGCGTGCTCGCCGCCGCGGCGCAGGCCCGCGCGGTCGTCGAGGTCGGCACGGGCGCCGGGGTCGGCTCGCTGTACCTGCTGCGCGGCATGCCGGCCGACGGGGTCCTGACGACGATCGACCTCGAGCTCGAGCACCAGCGCGCCGCTAAGGAGGCGTTCGCCGAGGAGGGCGTGCGCAGCACCCGCACGCGCGCGATCTCGGGACGGGCGATGGACGTGCTGCCCCGCCTCACCGACGGCGGCTACGACATGGTGGTCGTCGACGCGGACGTCGAGAACTACCCCGCCTACGTCGAGCAGGCCGTGCGGCTGCTGCGACCCGGGGGCGTCCTCGCGGTCGACGACGCGCTGTGGCACGACCGCGTCGCCGACCCGGCGCGGCGCGACGAGGCGACGACGACCGTGCGCGACGTCGGCCGCCACGTCCGTGGCGACGACCGGCTGGTGCCCGCGCTCCTGCCCGTCGGCGAGGGCCTGCTGGTGGCCGTCCGCCGCTGA
- the sigE gene encoding RNA polymerase sigma factor SigE, producing the protein MSVQPAEWQAPSWEEIVREHSGRVYRLAYRLTGNRHDAEDLTQETFVRVFRSLHTYSPGTFEGWLHRITTNLFLDQARRRQRVRIEPIGDDSERWSSPDLLATPERAFEVANLDHDVQRALDDLPPEYRAAVVLCDIEGLSYEEIAVTLGIKLGTVRSRIHRARARLRIALEHRRPLDTTAGTTAEALAPDAAEVAG; encoded by the coding sequence ATGAGCGTCCAGCCCGCCGAGTGGCAGGCCCCGTCGTGGGAGGAGATCGTCCGGGAGCACTCCGGGCGCGTGTACCGCCTCGCGTACCGGCTGACCGGCAACCGGCACGACGCCGAGGACCTCACGCAGGAGACGTTCGTCCGGGTGTTCCGGTCCCTGCACACCTACAGCCCCGGCACGTTCGAGGGCTGGCTCCACCGGATCACGACCAACCTCTTCCTCGACCAGGCGCGCCGGCGCCAGCGCGTGCGCATCGAGCCGATCGGGGACGACTCCGAGCGCTGGTCGTCGCCGGACCTCCTCGCGACACCCGAGCGCGCGTTCGAGGTGGCGAACCTCGACCACGACGTGCAGCGCGCGCTCGACGACCTGCCGCCCGAGTACCGGGCCGCCGTGGTGCTGTGCGACATCGAGGGCCTGTCCTACGAGGAGATCGCGGTCACCCTCGGCATCAAGCTCGGCACCGTGCGCTCGCGGATCCACCGGGCGCGGGCACGCCTGCGGATCGCGCTCGAGCACCGGCGGCCGCTCGACACCACGGCCGGCACCACCGCGGAGGCGCTCGCCCCCGACGCGGCGGAGGTGGCCGGATGA
- a CDS encoding zf-HC2 domain-containing protein, which translates to MMHLGSRISALVDGQLDPTATERALAHVATCGSCARELAAARAARRALAGAEPVEPPEDLTARLLSMSAQSRPPVPQGPSQRDPFAVAGGAALPFAATHALRGDVLARRTPVRLVVGSMAGLGAVAAGLFLLGERPVVTPSSHPAAALGLLAHTSTPATGSGGVPADDETVAWLRGQGWTFPGTLPQGWHIGSISWSTTGPQVLEVDVTGPSGAYVVTEQQGRLDTDALAGAPVREVGGRQVHVLSAEPWQVAWQSGSTVVQVVASQDEGEIDALVAAFPSAGYDDTVTGRIGRGWQTVSAVWERP; encoded by the coding sequence ATGATGCACCTCGGGTCCCGCATCAGCGCGCTCGTCGACGGGCAGCTCGACCCCACGGCGACCGAGCGCGCGCTCGCGCACGTCGCCACGTGCGGCTCGTGCGCGCGCGAGCTCGCCGCGGCCCGTGCCGCACGGCGGGCTCTCGCCGGGGCCGAGCCGGTGGAGCCGCCCGAGGACCTGACCGCGCGCCTGCTGTCGATGTCGGCGCAGTCCCGGCCGCCCGTGCCGCAGGGACCGTCGCAGCGCGACCCGTTCGCCGTCGCCGGCGGGGCGGCGCTGCCGTTCGCGGCGACGCACGCGCTGCGTGGCGACGTGCTCGCCCGCCGGACGCCCGTCCGGCTGGTCGTCGGGTCGATGGCCGGTCTCGGCGCCGTCGCGGCGGGCCTCTTCCTGCTGGGCGAGCGGCCCGTGGTGACGCCGTCGAGCCACCCGGCGGCCGCGCTCGGCCTGCTCGCGCACACGTCGACCCCCGCGACCGGGTCCGGCGGCGTGCCCGCGGACGACGAGACGGTCGCGTGGCTGCGCGGGCAGGGGTGGACCTTTCCCGGCACGCTGCCGCAGGGGTGGCACATCGGCTCGATCAGCTGGTCCACGACCGGTCCGCAGGTCCTCGAGGTCGACGTCACGGGTCCCAGCGGGGCGTACGTCGTGACCGAGCAGCAGGGCCGCCTCGACACCGACGCGCTCGCCGGGGCCCCCGTCCGCGAGGTCGGCGGGCGCCAGGTGCACGTGCTGTCCGCCGAGCCGTGGCAGGTGGCCTGGCAGTCGGGGTCGACCGTCGTGCAGGTCGTCGCCTCGCAGGACGAGGGGGAGATCGACGCGCTGGTCGCGGCCTTCCCGTCCGCGGGGTACGACGACACCGTGACCGGTCGCATCGGCCGCGGCTGGCAGACGGTCTCGGCCGTGTGGGAGCGCCCGTGA
- a CDS encoding S1C family serine protease, producing MSAAWVAPLVVLSMAAGFLGGLLGDRVVPDDGRRADAGLPSVPAPAAQVDRAPGSVAGIAAGVLPSVVSLEVTTSDGASSGSGFVLRQDGYVLTNNHVVAGAADGSLVVQFADGAELPGTVVGATGDYDLAVVKVDATGLTPLALGDSDEVVVGDPVVAIGAPLGLVGTVTTGIISALNRPVVAGGDDDGTAYINAIQTDAAINPGNSGGPLVNARGEVVGINSAIAQLPGRLTGVGSIGLGFAIPSNQARRTAEQLIETGRATYPVIGVLLDPEYSGEGVRVYEQNPRDTSAVTKDGPADRAGIRLGDVILAIDGRPVTASEELIVAIRAREVGDTIVLRVRTGDTERDVRVRLAEGRASPG from the coding sequence ATGTCGGCCGCCTGGGTCGCTCCGCTCGTGGTGCTGTCGATGGCCGCGGGGTTCCTCGGTGGCCTGCTGGGGGACCGCGTGGTGCCGGACGACGGACGCCGGGCCGACGCGGGCCTGCCGTCCGTGCCGGCACCCGCGGCGCAGGTCGACCGGGCGCCCGGGTCGGTCGCCGGCATCGCCGCGGGTGTCCTGCCGAGCGTCGTGTCGCTCGAGGTGACGACGTCCGACGGTGCGTCGTCGGGCTCGGGCTTCGTGCTGCGTCAGGACGGGTACGTGCTCACCAACAACCACGTCGTCGCGGGTGCGGCCGACGGGTCGCTGGTCGTGCAGTTCGCCGACGGTGCCGAGCTGCCGGGCACCGTCGTGGGCGCCACCGGGGACTACGACCTGGCCGTCGTCAAGGTCGACGCGACGGGGTTGACGCCGCTCGCGCTCGGTGACTCGGACGAGGTCGTCGTCGGGGACCCCGTCGTCGCCATCGGTGCGCCGTTGGGCCTCGTCGGCACCGTCACCACCGGCATCATCAGCGCGCTCAACCGGCCCGTGGTGGCGGGCGGTGACGACGACGGCACGGCGTACATCAACGCGATCCAGACCGACGCCGCGATCAACCCCGGGAACTCGGGAGGGCCGCTCGTCAACGCGCGGGGCGAGGTCGTGGGCATCAACTCCGCGATCGCGCAGCTGCCCGGGCGGCTCACGGGCGTCGGGAGCATCGGGCTGGGTTTCGCCATCCCGTCGAACCAGGCGCGCCGCACGGCCGAGCAGCTCATCGAGACGGGACGGGCGACCTACCCGGTGATCGGGGTGCTGCTGGACCCGGAGTACTCCGGCGAGGGCGTGCGCGTCTACGAGCAGAACCCCCGCGACACCTCGGCGGTCACGAAGGACGGCCCGGCCGACCGCGCGGGCATCCGCCTCGGCGACGTGATCCTCGCGATCGACGGCCGGCCGGTGACCGCGTCGGAGGAGCTCATCGTGGCGATCCGCGCCCGCGAGGTGGGCGACACGATCGTGCTGCGCGTGCGCACCGGTGACACCGAACGCGACGTGCGCGTGCGGCTCGCCGAGGGGCGTGCGTCCCCGGGCTGA
- a CDS encoding Sec-independent protein translocase family protein, with product MFGINGGELLVLLVVAAVVVGPERLPSYAEQLAGWVRRLRDLARDTKERVGAELGDPDVDWAALDPRRYDPRRIVRDALLDDPPARTPSRPAVPRPGRAAPAAAAATTAAFAAPPVAARAPAPFDDEAT from the coding sequence GTGTTCGGGATCAACGGTGGAGAGCTGCTCGTGCTGCTCGTCGTCGCCGCCGTGGTCGTCGGCCCCGAGCGGCTGCCGTCGTACGCCGAGCAGCTCGCGGGGTGGGTGCGCCGGCTGCGCGACCTCGCCCGCGACACCAAGGAGCGCGTCGGCGCCGAGCTCGGGGACCCGGACGTCGACTGGGCCGCGCTGGATCCCCGTCGCTACGACCCGCGCCGCATCGTGCGGGACGCGCTGCTCGACGACCCGCCCGCGCGCACACCGTCGCGCCCCGCGGTCCCGCGTCCGGGCAGGGCGGCGCCCGCGGCTGCGGCCGCGACGACGGCCGCGTTCGCCGCGCCGCCGGTGGCCGCGCGTGCACCGGCACCGTTCGACGACGAGGCGACCTGA
- the trpS gene encoding tryptophan--tRNA ligase — MTQVLSTTQPPTPSTAGGRIFSGMQPTSDSLQLGNYLGALTQWVALQETHDAIYCVVDLHALTVAPDPQVLRERTRRTAAQYLAAGVDPQRSTLFVQSHVPEHAELAWILSCHTGFGEAGRMTQFKDKSARQGADGTTVGLFTYPVLMAADILLYDTALVPVGEDQRQHLELTRDLAQRMNARFGKGTVVVPEAYIVSATAKIYDLQDPTSKMSKSAESPNGLIELLDDPKVVAKRIRSAVTDAEREIRYDPVAKPGVSNLLTIFSALSGRTVAALEGDYEGKGYGDLKKDLADVVVDFLTPFQERVQHYLSDPSALDDVLAAGAARARELATPTLERVYDRSGLLPRRRA; from the coding sequence ATGACCCAGGTGCTGTCCACGACGCAGCCCCCCACGCCCTCGACCGCGGGCGGGCGCATCTTCTCGGGCATGCAGCCGACGTCGGACTCGCTCCAGCTCGGCAACTACCTGGGTGCGCTGACCCAGTGGGTCGCCCTGCAGGAGACGCACGACGCGATCTACTGCGTCGTCGACCTGCACGCGCTGACCGTGGCTCCGGACCCGCAGGTGCTGCGCGAGCGCACCCGGCGCACGGCCGCGCAGTACCTCGCGGCGGGCGTGGACCCGCAGCGCTCGACGCTGTTCGTGCAGTCCCACGTCCCCGAGCACGCCGAGCTCGCGTGGATCCTGTCGTGCCACACCGGGTTCGGCGAGGCCGGCCGCATGACGCAGTTCAAGGACAAGTCCGCCAGGCAGGGCGCGGACGGGACCACCGTGGGGCTGTTCACCTACCCCGTGCTCATGGCGGCCGACATCCTGCTGTACGACACCGCCCTCGTGCCGGTCGGCGAGGACCAGCGTCAGCACCTCGAGCTCACGCGTGACCTCGCGCAGCGGATGAACGCGCGCTTCGGGAAGGGCACGGTCGTCGTCCCGGAGGCGTACATCGTGTCCGCGACGGCGAAGATCTACGACCTGCAGGACCCGACGTCGAAGATGAGCAAGTCCGCCGAGAGCCCCAACGGGCTGATCGAGCTGCTCGACGACCCCAAGGTGGTCGCCAAGCGGATCCGGTCGGCGGTCACGGACGCCGAGCGCGAGATCCGCTACGACCCCGTCGCCAAGCCCGGCGTCTCGAACCTGCTGACGATCTTCTCGGCGCTGTCGGGACGGACCGTCGCGGCCCTCGAGGGCGACTACGAGGGCAAGGGCTACGGGGACCTCAAGAAGGACCTCGCGGACGTCGTCGTCGACTTCCTCACTCCCTTCCAGGAGCGTGTGCAGCACTACCTCTCGGACCCCTCCGCGCTCGACGACGTGCTCGCCGCGGGCGCGGCACGCGCCCGCGAGCTGGCGACGCCCACGCTGGAGCGGGTCTACGACCGTTCCGGGCTGCTCCCGCGGCGACGGGCGTGA
- a CDS encoding 2'-5' RNA ligase family protein yields MRLPRAGDGETVVGVAIAVPEPFCGQLHDARVRLGDPEARHIVPHVTLIGPTPVADDRLEELDAHLARTVAGHRPFHVELRGTDTFRPVSPVVFVTLAEGAAQCAALESAVRSGPLQVESQFPFHPHVTVAHDVDDAALDLAQADMASYEAGFDVTHVHRFVHDGTAWRPARRFVLGAVGAVADAAAGVRP; encoded by the coding sequence GTGAGGCTGCCCCGGGCGGGCGACGGCGAGACCGTCGTCGGGGTCGCGATCGCGGTCCCCGAGCCCTTCTGCGGGCAGCTGCACGACGCGCGGGTGCGCCTGGGGGACCCCGAGGCTCGCCACATCGTCCCGCACGTGACGCTCATCGGCCCGACCCCGGTCGCCGACGACCGGCTCGAGGAGCTCGACGCGCACCTCGCCCGCACCGTCGCCGGGCACCGCCCCTTCCACGTGGAGCTGCGGGGGACGGACACGTTCCGGCCCGTCTCCCCGGTCGTCTTCGTGACGCTCGCCGAGGGCGCCGCGCAGTGCGCCGCGCTGGAGTCGGCGGTGCGCTCCGGGCCCCTGCAGGTCGAGTCGCAGTTCCCGTTCCACCCCCACGTGACCGTCGCTCACGACGTGGACGACGCCGCGCTGGACCTCGCGCAGGCCGACATGGCGTCGTACGAGGCGGGGTTCGACGTCACGCACGTCCACCGGTTCGTGCACGACGGCACGGCCTGGCGTCCGGCGCGACGCTTCGTGCTCGGTGCGGTGGGCGCGGTCGCGGATGCCGCGGCGGGGGTCCGCCCGTAG
- a CDS encoding YihY/virulence factor BrkB family protein: protein MARRTDPHERTVVAPPAGAGAAHVHAAERAPDPVPARRWKPGFGGLVERGKALLAWWQGTRPARANARFGQAGGGLLTGGLAYTALFSVFAGLTIGYTAFMAVLGGNAALRETVLRSIGESLPGLIATGPDGGGGLIEPDQLVLSPGVGVAGVVAVVVLLVTAIRVTAALRTALRAMFGAHDANNVVLGKLRELGTFVGIAAAVLVSALLGITVTTAAGWLLDTLGWSGASAVVLRVAGILVAFVVDAAVFVMLVRFLAGQAPPRRDLLGGAVIAAAGLGVVRVLGTSVVAGSVRSDPVLASFAVVGVLLLWINLIARIVLLAAAWTADPPAADPAPVKAL, encoded by the coding sequence ATGGCACGCCGCACCGACCCGCACGAGCGCACCGTCGTCGCACCGCCCGCGGGGGCGGGGGCGGCGCACGTGCACGCGGCGGAGCGTGCACCGGACCCGGTGCCCGCGCGCCGGTGGAAGCCCGGGTTCGGTGGGCTGGTCGAGCGGGGCAAGGCGCTCCTCGCCTGGTGGCAGGGGACGCGGCCCGCACGCGCCAACGCCCGGTTCGGGCAGGCGGGCGGCGGTCTGCTCACGGGCGGGCTCGCCTACACCGCGCTGTTCTCCGTGTTCGCGGGGCTGACCATCGGCTACACCGCGTTCATGGCGGTGCTGGGCGGCAACGCGGCCCTGCGCGAGACGGTCCTGCGCTCGATCGGTGAGTCGCTACCGGGCCTCATCGCGACGGGGCCGGACGGCGGTGGCGGTCTGATCGAGCCGGACCAGCTCGTCCTGAGCCCCGGGGTGGGGGTCGCCGGCGTCGTCGCGGTCGTCGTGCTCCTCGTCACCGCGATCCGGGTGACCGCCGCGCTGCGCACCGCGCTGCGCGCGATGTTCGGTGCGCACGACGCGAACAACGTCGTCCTGGGCAAGCTCCGCGAGCTCGGCACCTTCGTCGGGATCGCTGCGGCCGTGCTCGTGTCGGCGCTGCTGGGCATCACCGTGACGACGGCGGCCGGCTGGCTCCTGGACACGCTGGGCTGGTCGGGCGCGTCGGCGGTCGTGCTGCGGGTCGCCGGCATCCTCGTGGCGTTCGTCGTCGACGCGGCCGTGTTCGTCATGCTCGTCCGTTTCCTGGCGGGCCAGGCGCCGCCCCGTCGTGACCTGCTGGGCGGCGCGGTCATCGCCGCCGCCGGGCTCGGGGTCGTGCGGGTGCTCGGCACGTCGGTCGTGGCCGGCTCGGTGCGCAGCGACCCCGTGCTGGCCTCGTTCGCGGTCGTCGGCGTGCTGCTGCTGTGGATCAACCTCATCGCGCGCATCGTGCTGCTGGCGGCGGCCTGGACCGCCGACCCGCCGGCAGCCGACCCCGCCCCCGTGAAGGCGCTGTGA
- a CDS encoding phosphotransferase, whose product MGGAVRVGSTVRRPAGPWTPAVHALLTHVRARGLDGVPEPHGLDARGREVLAHLPGVPVDLAEVTDARLASAAAWLARYHAAVADLRPGGVRWRFLERDLAPGEIVCHNDATLYNMLVAEPGSDEIVGVLDWDVAGPGVPLDDVAMLAWSGVPFFLDPGPAQGARRLGVLVGAYGRQAAALGAPAPSAGDVARHVVARMTAATNTIAGGQEAGDEGMLNLLQVGEPARTRASLSDYVERLPALLAALSSAA is encoded by the coding sequence GTGGGGGGCGCCGTCCGCGTGGGCTCGACGGTGCGGCGCCCGGCAGGTCCGTGGACGCCCGCGGTGCACGCGCTCCTGACGCACGTCCGGGCCCGCGGCCTGGACGGCGTCCCGGAGCCGCACGGGCTCGACGCGCGCGGGCGCGAGGTCCTCGCGCACCTGCCCGGCGTGCCCGTCGACCTCGCCGAGGTGACCGATGCGCGGCTCGCGTCGGCGGCGGCGTGGCTCGCCCGGTACCACGCGGCGGTCGCGGACCTGCGGCCGGGGGGCGTGCGCTGGCGCTTCCTGGAGCGTGACCTGGCCCCCGGCGAGATCGTGTGCCACAACGACGCGACGCTGTACAACATGCTCGTCGCCGAGCCGGGGTCGGACGAGATCGTCGGCGTGCTCGACTGGGACGTCGCCGGGCCCGGCGTGCCGCTCGACGACGTCGCGATGCTCGCCTGGAGCGGCGTCCCGTTCTTCCTCGACCCCGGGCCCGCGCAGGGTGCGCGTCGCCTCGGCGTCCTCGTCGGGGCGTACGGGCGGCAGGCGGCCGCGCTGGGCGCACCGGCCCCGTCCGCCGGTGACGTCGCGCGGCACGTCGTGGCCCGGATGACCGCCGCGACAAACACCATCGCCGGCGGGCAGGAGGCGGGCGACGAGGGCATGCTCAACCTGCTGCAGGTCGGCGAGCCGGCCCGCACCCGGGCGTCGCTGAGCGACTACGTCGAGCGTCTGCCCGCGCTGCTCGCCGCGCTCTCCTCCGCCGCCTGA
- a CDS encoding succinate dehydrogenase iron-sulfur subunit, whose amino-acid sequence MTTTVDAPATEVGAVPSFQVTLKVRRFLPSDEDMPTFGAAFVAEPRWDEFTVDVHGTDRVLDALHKIKWEHDGSLTFRRSCAHGICGSDAMRINGRNRLACKTLLKDLDPSKPIVVEPIKGLPVVKDLVVDMEPFFASYREIMPFLITTGTEPTKERLQSPEQRERFDDTTKCILCAACTSSCPVFWTDGQYFGPAAIVNAHRFIFDSRDEGGTQRLEILNDKEGVWRCRTTFNCTEACPRGIEVTKAIQEVKRAMITRAF is encoded by the coding sequence ATGACCACCACCGTGGACGCCCCCGCCACCGAGGTCGGCGCCGTGCCGTCCTTCCAGGTCACGCTGAAGGTCCGCCGGTTCCTGCCGTCGGACGAGGACATGCCGACGTTCGGCGCGGCCTTCGTCGCCGAGCCGCGCTGGGACGAGTTCACGGTCGACGTGCACGGCACGGACCGGGTCCTCGACGCCCTGCACAAGATCAAGTGGGAGCACGACGGCTCGCTGACGTTCCGCCGGTCCTGCGCGCACGGCATCTGCGGGTCCGACGCGATGCGGATCAACGGCCGCAACCGGCTCGCGTGCAAGACGCTGCTCAAGGACCTCGACCCGTCCAAGCCGATCGTCGTCGAGCCCATCAAGGGCCTGCCGGTCGTCAAGGACCTCGTCGTCGACATGGAGCCGTTCTTCGCGTCCTACCGCGAGATCATGCCGTTCCTCATCACGACGGGCACCGAGCCGACGAAGGAGCGGCTGCAGTCGCCCGAGCAGCGCGAGCGCTTCGACGACACGACCAAGTGCATCCTGTGCGCCGCGTGCACGTCGTCGTGCCCCGTCTTCTGGACCGACGGCCAGTACTTCGGGCCCGCCGCGATCGTCAACGCGCACCGGTTCATCTTCGACAGCCGCGACGAGGGCGGCACGCAGCGCCTCGAGATCCTCAACGACAAGGAGGGCGTCTGGCGCTGCCGGACGACCTTCAACTGCACCGAGGCGTGCCCGCGCGGCATCGAGGTGACGAAGGCGATCCAGGAGGTGAAGCGCGCGATGATCACGCGCGCCTTCTGA